The nucleotide window CTTTTTGGGGGGTAGTAAAAGCTTtctttaatgctttaaaaacataCCAAGCCGGGTTTTGAATTCAATTTTGTTTTCAGGATCCTCATCTTTCCTagtggtgtttaaaaaaaaaaaaaaaaaaaaaagatatgaattGCAGTACTCTTTAAATTACATTGTGTGGGATAACAGTCCACAGGGGAGGAGTAACTTTCAATCCACCTACAAGCACAAATTGTATCccatatttaataataacaaaaatactgATTTTGTGTTGCTAATTCCTGAATGTAATACATTGCCAAATTTATGTAAACccatcatgtgaaaaaaaatatcactcactttgtttctttttgaggCTTTTCCATTatatcttcttcttccttttccttgCTGGCAATTTCAGCACGGACCTGACAAAGCACAAagaataagataaaaataaattaaataatttttaaaaacatgaaaacataaaagaattAAACAGTGCTAGAAAAGACAGTAGATCTAAATATTATAGtaaggtatataaaaatataaataatattcacaAAGCAGACCGACAGaggaatttatttaaattaaaatgtagagCGGTCACATAATCTTTCATCCTAGGTGCAAACAATTGTTATTTCATGACATATAGGACTAGTGTTGTGTCTAGCACTAGGTAATGCACAAATACCAGCTCATATATGTGTCCTTGAGAAGTTAGGAAACATACAACTTTAAAGGCCGCTCATTAGTAATAAAGTCATTGTTACCTTTTGCAGCAGGGCAAAATCCAGACCTTTCACCAAGTGAGTGTGCTCCATGTCACCACCCAAGAACTTGGACTCTTGAATCAACTGACGCCTCTTTTCTGCAGCAGACTTATCACTAAATAGGACACACAGAAATTGGtgctttaacaataaaaaaatacattttccattgaaaaaaaaattgttctccaACAACTTATGTTCAGCTTCTGTGTTTCCCTCAACCACTTTCCTCTGTAAGAGCCTGGATTCTAAACTCTGTGTATGCCTTGTGTCACAGATTTACACATGGAGCTTACACATGGGTATTGTCCCCTCCTTTACATTGTTCACGCCTAGCAATTAGTCACCGAGATGTGAGCATTGCATCCTAGGAGGCCACAATCATTTCTAGGCTGGGGGTACCAGGCAAATGGGGATCCAGCTACAGAGCAGTAAAGTAAAGTGGCCAGGGGGCAAAATCATCAGACAGGGAGCACTTCTTTCAAGGGATTGtcacttttgtcaaaaaaattataaaatgttgttaGAGCCAAAACTTCTCTTATATCAGAAATTTTTGTTAGAGATTGCaattgaaacctaaaaaaaacataatatcacAAATATGGCACTACAAAAATGCAGTTATGCATGTTCATTTATATGAATGTCAAGCAGCAACTATAGCGCCCATGCCTATTCTACAAAgtgaaaaagaggaaagaaagttTACTTAACTTTTTGCCATCAACTACCCCTGTAAACATGTGAAGTTCACCCTCCCACTGCAAGAGCTCTATACTGACCTATAGCGCAGTTTACATTGCTTCACCTATACGTTCCTCAACAGCTGTATGTGGGCAATCTGGTCCTATAGACTATGGAAAGAGCCTGTGTTTGCCAGTGCCATAAATATCAGCAGGGCATAGAGAGCTGTATATGTAACTAAATTTTCCAACTGAAGTTTAGTTCaggtgtaataaataataaatgtaatagttgCCCCTGCAACTGGGGCTTTCTGCTTAGTATTCAATTACCAGctgtatggactttgtaaaaaaaaaaaaaagttaaactgttTTGAGCAACTTACGCTTCAGCTGTAGGTCCCACTGCTCGGTAGTTTGCGGTCGTACTTATGAGTTCAGTTTCTTCATAGTCCTTGTTAACTCCATCACGTCGTTCCTTGGCTCTGTCTCTGTATTTCTCTGCTAGCTCTCTCTCTCGCTCAATTTCCTGCTGCCGCAATTTGGCATAGTAGCTGCACATTACAGATTAGAGATATCAAAATTACTGTCTAgaactgataataataattacatttggtAAACTTTCAGGAGTATAAACATATGTGTAAAATCACAATTTGTTGCCGTTATGCAAATTCTTCTATATTGACATTATTAAAAGATGGTGAATAGTAACGGATACCTAGCTCAGTCTACAACTTCACTTTGTtcactttctttttactttgtaatgttttAGTTCATTTATTGTAAACACCTGTTATAtctaaaaagtttgcttttagatccttttttgtatgttttgtacacTATATTTGTAtcttcccccaaaaaaaaaaaaaaaacaaagttaatgACCAAGTGAAAATTATTTACCATAAAGCATTATATAAGAAAACTATTAGAACATCTTTTCTCCTCTCTTAGTGATCACAATTTGGCTGAAACCCATATTATCTTTTAGGGAACAACATGCGACCTCGGTTGATTCCTGTTCATGCAATTTTATGGAAGTATATGGTGGAACTTTCATTTGTACCTTACTGCCCTTTGTTGGTTTGCAAGAATTATGCATATACTTTGGTAGTTATGAGGATTTTAAGTGTTAAACCATAgaacatgtttttacattttacctttttttcttccttctgcgGGCAGCTGGATCTTCATCTTCGTTATATTCACGTGGCATTCTACATTATAAAACAAGCCAATAGGTTAACACTATACAGATAGCATACCAAGCATAAAACACAGAATAGTCTGTTCTTCAAACAAGTCCATATTAAACAGACAGGTTGTGACTATACTTACTCATGATGGCGAGATTTAGTAGGGGGAGCCGAAGATGGAGTGGCTCGAGGGGTCATAAGAAGTTTACGAAAGTCTTCATTTGTAAGTTTTGACCTAAAAGAAACAGAATATAGATCACGGATTAAGAAAAGATCAGTAGTATGAGTAGAATCAAAATCTTCCCCTATTCTTTAATCAGCATCCTTAGGTCCAAAAAAGCAATCCCTGATATACCTTGCGGATAATACAACTTTAAAATACACCCAacctccaaaaaaaataaaaaaataaaaaaaaaaaaaaacctgctttaaTTGCTGAGATATTTACAATGACTACAACTGTCCACTGCACATGTGCCGTACTTTTGGCTTGATTTGCACAAGACGTGCCCAGTTTCTGCTTTTATTAAAGTTGGGCTGTTTCAACTGCTTTCACTTTACTATTTTCATCTAGTATTTTGATTTGGAAACACGTTCAGTTTAATATATTGGCCAAGACGTATCTACCACTATTTATAATACTAGAGAAGACTGCTGTATAAAATCAGATGCTTGGTTCTATCTCAGGGTTTCTGGGCTCATTATTTTTTCCTAAGATCTGTCTAGTTCTGGAATATATATTAGTGAAATCAAGTCTCATTATATTTGGTATATTACTTACTGATATGAATGGACATCTTCCACCTCATGGCCATCAGGAGCCAGGGGATTGGAGAACACTTCacctgtaatttaaaaaagtaataaaattaaacataattaaaattatatatccTAATAGAATactgtttacagaaaaacaaacgtGCCCAATTGGGGAGCCCCAAGCACCTAAACCCTTTACATAGAGTATATACATGTAAAAAGGGcagctaaaatgtatatattcctataaatgttttttgttttttttaaaagcagtaccTATGTATATGTATACTCTGTGCCTGCCTCTCTGTGTAATCAGTCCTTTTTGCCAGGGAACATGTACATGGATATCTATGGGCAGCCTTTGATCAGTTCATTCAGGCTTTTTGCCCATAGGTCTAGTTGTTAATGTTCTCATTGTCCAGGGAGACACTGCAACTCATAGTACAGAAAATGCAGTCTGCTTACCTCAGTGCCAATATATGTGTAGGACATATTTCTATGTATCTGTGTCTGATATAATTCCATGCCATGTGTGTATAATATACTGCTAATGATCTGCTTATGATATATTTCTATGTGATCTGTATTTGATGTTTTCCCCGGGTCAGATTTATCCTGATACCATGCACAGCCTACACCAACACATGGGGTACAACCTATAAACTAGTTTATAAAGATTAACAATCATGACAATACTCATAGACgattaattaaaagtaaataatgcAATTACTAGTAATatggcagggttctccccaggcccttttagctgggcgcaccacccggcacttttcagcacccacgcggctgtttttggatggttactaaagagtttggtcacaatacaggggctttcacccgcctacaatttcttcccacccggcttaaaaaaatttccagGGTTGAGCACTGTATGGGCACAAAGACCATATAAGTACCATAGTGACACAAACAGAAACCTCTTTCTAGACACACTTTGTACCATACtgaccaaaacacaaaaatatctgtGCATACAACATAGGTATTGTACTAACAGGAGATCAAAAACATCTACAGAGACAACAAATGAATTGACTTAATATCAATACATCTGCATAGTCACTGTCTTGACCCAGCTAGAAACATGTCTAAAGATACACAGTGTACCATtctgaaatacaaacattttagcaCAATCACTACCACACTGACACCATCAGAAACAACAGAGCAATCAGCACAGGACTGacaccattaaaaacatttctgcagagacacaatcagtaccccACTAACACAACCAAGGGACATTGCTGCAAAGGACCACACTGACATATGCAGAGACATGTTTGCAGGGACACAATCAGAGGCAGCCAGAAACATGTCCCTAATACACAATTAGTTTTGTACTAATGTACTCTAAATATGTCTACGTAGCACAACATTTCTTTTTGGAATGAGACAAGTTATTGGATGAGTATTTCACACATTGGGGTGCTCATCAAGTAAAAGCATCAATATCTGTTcttctaaaatcattttttactgCACAGTGGCCTGTGCAGTATTATCCTATgaatgtttttaaagtggaactgaacaaaacattttcacttttacataaaagtgtagataacccttttatataaagaaaaaatgtttttttttttttttgttaaaagtgcAACACTGCCCCTTTTATcctggatacctacatcatgcatcctaggaggctctggcTTCTATGCATGCTCGATCCCgggcagtgttcaacccagaaatgttttaagctgagtgggaagaaaatTTAGgcaggtggtagcccctgtattgttacacCACCTAAAAACAACccgctggttactgaaaagtgtagggtggtacacccagctaaaaggggctgggaagaacactgtcgggcatgagcagaaggaacAATTTTCCTACTAAGGGGAAAGATATGATGACCTCATGCATGCGATTTTTTCCCcactttacagcgggctacgtcagcCGATCTTGTACCtgggcagtgtgagatcaggtgacgtagcaatATGACCGGAAGAGAAGACTAAAGATGAGGGCGCCCCAATCTGCGCTGAataaagaggaattctaggatgaCATGGGATCGGATtgagggaaggaccagcgccatcaagagatctgtgggattaaaggtgttttttattttcagtttagttctgctttaagctgggtgggacAAAACTGTAGGTGGGCGGCAGCCCCTGTACtatgacccaactttttaataaccacccaaaaacagccgggtggttactgaaaagtgacgggtggtgcgcccagctaaaagggctccAATGTGAGTGTTCAGCTCAGAGGCCATTACCATTATTACTAAGTACACTTTTTTATGCATTGACAACACATTCATAATGGATTGTTAGGCTGTGTTTGGTGAGGAGACCATTTAAACATACACTGGTGTGCATTGCAATGAACTCAATAGAGCCTCTGATGCACatactgcaataataataatggggataAGAATTGGCCCTGTGCTTTCTCAGGTGTAGAAGCAGTGATACAATGTGCTGTCATATGGTAAATCTCATGGCTTTATAACGCAGGCAGCCCGTTGTAGTCTGTATTATAATATAAGGTGAGTGATTGTCAGGCCCTGCATACAGGACAAGACTCTCCATTACTGAATATCATCATTATACCGACCGTCCTGTGTGGTGTATGAACACGGAGCAGCACTGAAGCTGACTCTATAAGGAACTCCATGGCCTCTCCATTCCCCTCACACTTCACCTCCCTGCTCATAACACAATTTCTACATTTTAATACTTACTCTCCCGTTCAGGCATCTTTGCAACGCTATAGCCAGCAAACCGGAAACAGGAAGTACTAAAACTTCCCCACAATCCTCTCACACACCAACACTACCATGTGACCTAAAGTCTTCATCCTATTGGACTGAAAAGTGAAGCACGTGGACGTAGGGAGGCTGGAAACTGTGCAGCGGCGATTGGCTGAACCGATGTCAGTCACAGCTCTGTAAAAGCGCTGATTGGGGGGAGCTGAGCCTGCGAGTAGAACAAAAATGGCGGCTACCATAGTGAGAAACATCGGGTCAAAGCTGGGCAGAAATCTGAGGGAAGTCAGGATCCACCTGTGTCAGAAATCTCCGGAGAGTCAGGGGGTCAGGTGAGGATGGAGACGGGAACAGGGAAATAGGGCTATGGTGGTGATAGATTGCAGGGTAACCTGTGTCACCTTCCTGTCAATGTCATAAAGGCTGCTTGTATATGGACAGAGCTCTGATTGCTATAGATATCTGGTGAGAGGAATCACTGCTCATAGACATGACATGGTGGTCAGAGAGCAAGAATCATACTGACTTCCATTCATGTTTAATTATCattgaagtgtatgtaaacctagGATCAGTATTCTGACATagggtaatccccgggttacatacaaggtaaggactgtaggttggttcttaagttgaatttgtatgtaagttagaacaggtacattattttaataaatgcaattaggacagatgtttgtcttgacatattattaggcagcatggtgtcggttactgtataaaatcctcactgggagttattaacaaacaaagcaaagaataaaaaaaacttgatggagcctagacattcattaacttctggagcaagctgtgctttgatctGCAAATAGAAACAGATGCTGAGGTTGTCTTGAAAATTAAAGAGTTGccagaggttgcagaaagagctcacccccctaagatcacccacaacctcagctgtgtttagcaaaagatttcttctgcaactcatgcaaatgcccctcccccatcaagcctccgtcctgcacacaagccctatttgtatctaggaggGGGTCTGTATTTCGGATGTCCTTAAtctggggactacttgtatggGGATCACTGTTTTGTAGATGAGATtaattttcttttgcatatcgCACCCTATCTGTCCTATAGTGACACTCTGCATACATAGGGAGCAGCATATTGACCCTCTGTGTATAATAGAACCAAACAGTAATTCTAGGGAAGCAATCCAGATGACTGTGTTTACAAGTCAACTGTTAGACTGGAGTAAGCATCCAGATTTTTGTGAATGGTGGATATCCAGGGTGGCACCACACCTAACAACCAATGGGAATGCTGTGTACTTTGTAACCAGCCGGGCATAGGGTTGCTCATGTAAGCAGCCGGGGCTGGTTGTTGCTGGGAGCAGTGCTGTATTCATAAACACACTTTACAGGCCATCAGATTCAAATCAGAAAATGCCACAGCCTCCTTACCCCCCCCATGTCATTCTGAATTCTACTGTATGATCTCCGTGGCCATTCTCCAGGTgtagcaaactaaaaaaaaagcacacatggGAACCATTTGTGCATTGTgaaaagctatattttttttttcatttttacctagtCCTGGATTTTTATTCTGTGCACATGCATTCAAAACATATGCatagcagaacttttttttgggTGGAATAAGCAATTGTTAGAACCCCTgcagtttttttgtgttctgttgcAAAATTTGACACCTAGTTCAtatgcaacaggaagtgatgCATAAATCTCCCCTTGACTTGTTATTACCACTGAAATTCCTTATTGGAAGATTTGTTGTCACCTGACTACCATAAACTTTGGATTGTCCCTCATATTTTGTTCTGTTGACAGTGGCCATCGGGGAAAATGAGAATTGTTTGTCCTCCAGCAGAATCAAGTTGTTCATATTAAACTCCAATCCATATCTTCCATTATTAGTGTTCACATGGACATAGTGACAGCCTGAAGCCGGTGTCCTGACCATATCAGTATTTTATGTATCTATGTGATGTGTTTAGTTATCACAGAAAATTTACATCTTAATATATTGTGTGCTGAATCCACAAAGCTTTACACAAGGATAAATGTATGTTAAAGCCATTTTACTGGAAGTACCAAACCCCATTGGACTCCACTACAAAgaactttgaaaataaatatccTAATCGCTGTTCTAGCTGTATTAATTGGGCTTTATATGTGCTTAGTTCTCACAATTCATGGAGGTGAATGGTCCATCAGAGTGTATGGACGTGTGACCAGTGTCCGCTCCATGTGGATGGGACATTGTAGATGCAATAACAGCACATGGAGTGTTTGGTATTATTTGGGGTTAGTGCACTCACCCTCTATCACTGTGAAAATGTCATAAATATTGGATTAATGAAATGTTCCTTTCTCCAGAGACTTCATTGAACAGAACTATGTGGAGTTGAAAAAGGCTAATCCAGAATTCCCCATATTAATCCGGGAATGTTCTGGGGTTCAACCTAAACTATGGGCAAGATACGGTGAGTGTTTGATAACTGTAATAGTAACATATTGTAAATTAAGTTTTGGTATTTATAAAAAGCTAATTTTTCCAATACAGATAAATAATGTATCATccatatgtatttctttttaaaggtaacttttatttgtttatgcttACATTTTTAGATCCATTTTGCTCCTCACAATGTAGCAGCCTGGCTTAGCTGTTTGCTGCTTATTTTTCCACACACCAAAGATGACTTCTGGGGAAGCCCACTGATCTAATTGCAGGTTTATAAAAATCTGGGGTACCCAGAGAAAACCTGTGCATATAATGACCTGGCTATGATTCAAAACTGGAACCACAGTGCTAACAACCTGAGCATTAAAATTCTGCATTTATTGTTAATGAACTCGACAGAATACCTTTTTCTCAATTTAGAACTGTTGCTTCCAATCAGTTGGCTGACCATTAAAATGTGCTGCAGCAGTTACAGCTTTCTCTTGGTTCCCCAGAAATCTCACTAATACCTGTAGAATCAGCCAGTAAAATCCACTGCTTCCTTTGATAGGGTGCAGTACAGTTTTATTGCTGCACTAATTCCGAACAGAAGTGTTGTTACTCCCATGTAGGTCATGTCTGTTTGCATTATATTAGGGGAAACATGTGCAGGGCTTGTGGATATCTGGAATGCTGGTTCACAAGCCTGTAGTTTATCAATCAGCACCTGGAAAACCTTTTTGAATTGACAGTTCTGCCTCTGTTGCAGGAACCTCCCATTGTTAGCTGCAGTGTCTGAGAggggagcatgtgagacacaaataaacaagcaaagtaaaggaagtgtttttttttttttggaagtctTTAGTTGTACTTCAGAGTAAACCTTGTTTTCTTTAGTAACTCATATTCAGGAATGTATCACTTGAACTATGGCTCTCTAATTTATTCAGCACAGGCTCCTGTATTCTAGGGTAGACATGACTGCTTAATGGATGTCTGAGCATCACCTGCAAGGGGGATCCAGCTCAAATGGGCaactcttaggctatgtacacacgtgcaatcaatgtcgttggaaaggatctttcacgatcctttccaatgactgcacaaccactgcgctctctctcccttcacttccgtTAGGATCGTCCATCCtccatggatcccccaggacggtcattcggacgatgagAGCTgtacacgcaagattctcatccaatatcggctTACACTTGGTGCCAACTTAAACACTGGAGTGAGACAATGATTAGATTGATCATGTTGTTCAAGGTTTTGTATACTAATGTAGTTTTCAGACCTGTTGAATTTATACAGAAATCTGGTGAAAAAAAGCGCAGATAGATGGATAACATGTTTATTTCATACCATCCTTTGATGTTTTTGTCTAGCATTAGGCCAGTTACACTAAAATTACATGTTTTAGCGACATATTTAAAAGTGGTGCTGTATTTAACTGTAAATAAGATCTTTGGATAATAAAGAGTTCTAAATCTCATATTGACACAGGGTGAAGTTTCTGCAAGCAAGATACATTGTGTTAGTGATTCTTTGGCTCAGATGTTCTCTTAGAAAAGCTTAcgtacatatttctgtataatTTTAGGATTGCTTATTAGTTATAAAACgtcttcattttctatttgcagaATATGGAAAGGAAGTTAGCTTCAACCTTAATAATGTAAAGGCAGAACAAGTAGCCAAAGCCTTGGAGTCTGCTGCAAACAGCAAACCATGATTCTACTCATTTCATGATACTGTTGTTGGATTCATTTTGCCTTGATGGACTCTACGCTAAATGGAAAGAAGTTTTCAGCTTGGACAAGAACAATAAAATCACAGAAATAAAGCAGTGCATTGAACCATATtaactttattagaaaaatataaacacttaATAAACATTATTCTAAGATCTTCTGTTTCTTTGGTTTTATTCCATTGCTAGTTGTCCATCTATATCATGTTCTGTgatctgcagcagagaaaatatataaataacatctACAAGTTCCACAACAATTACACCTTCAGTTTCCTGggacaccataaaaaaaaaacaaaggcattCTCACATAATACAATACCCTTCAGTTTAGCTACAAATGGCTGATCAAATcgatataataaaagaaaaaactgtttctAGAAAATTGCTGTATGTGCAATCCCATATTTCACCAGTAGGTAAAACTACAGATCAAGTCTGGAATAAATAGCTTCATACTggaaaacagacttttttttcttagccTTTTCTTTAAACAGGGTCGAGATATATTAGCTATCATTTCCAACTTCTTCCAAAAGGTGTAGACTCCAAgacataatttttgtatttaggCAGCTGATCTGCATAAAAGTGTTTCAGGGGCAGTAGCTACATGGAAATCAATGATGGGAAGGACAGTCCTAGCACTTAACACACTGTGGCTAACCTTCTTCTAAAATGTCAGTTTGATGTTCCTCGGCTCTAACCTGGAACATGCATATCTGGAAAGTCAGAACTCAAACTCCAGCATACTTTTTTGAGCTATTTACTATAGGAAAATACAGAAGTCATTGGCTCAATATGACGAACGAGTAACCTTACTAGAAAACTACCTACTTACCATTGGCTTGCAGTAGTTCCAAACTGCTTGTATATGTTGTTGAGCTTCAGGACAATCTTTATAGGTTTCTAGATTTTTCAGTGCAGAAagcatttccatgttttttgcgacctagaaaaaaacaaatttgtagaAAGAGACAAAAAGTAGGGATTTTTGATAAACTGGAGATTCTGTAACTTTCATAAGCAAAACTAGTTGCAGAAACAAgataaaggaggaggaggaacTCCTTATGTAAAGCCGTTTATCCTCCAGATGGATGGCTACATTAGTAACATCCTGTACCACAATATTAAGAAGTGAGAAAACATCCTCAAGCCTGCCTAAAGCTGTCACCAATATTGAGCCATTTAGCCATATCAATGTTTTGAAGGTGTTATAGATGCTACAATTTGGCAATCATGGGTATAGGCTTTGTCTTCTGACTGAAGTATTTAGAGACTCACAAAGTTGATCTATAAAAATCACGTGTACTGCAGCTATATTGTGGGTGAGTATTATTTAATTCTAGCTAACAGTATTTGCAATCACTACCTGAGCCTTAGATAACAGTATTTGCAAGCAAAACCTGAACAGTAAATCTGCTAATCTTAGCAATTGACATCTGGGTTATTACTGTAAAACATGAGAATAATTAAGGCTGCTGCTAATATATTGCTGTcactattttatatacaattaggtccataaatatttggacagagaaaatctttttcaaattttggttttgtacattaccacatttaattttaaatgaaacaactcagatgcagttaaactgcagactttcagctttatttcagtgggttgaacaaaaagattgcaaaaaaatgtgaggaactaaagccagtGCAACGGACACAAACATTTCCCAACTTTAAACAAGCAGGTCACGGAGAAACAGATTACCTCTGGAcagaagtgcaaaaaaaaaattattagatcCAAGCAGCGAAGTGTCACCTCAACATCAGATGCCCCAAGCAGTGGAATTACCCTGGAGAGAATGTCTGTTTCCTGCAGACACTGACAGTAGGCAGACCCAAGGTCCGCTATGTTACATAATACTGTGAGAACCTGTATAGGGTTACAGTTTTAACTCATGTTAAACAGAAGAAATCTCATGCAATACATCACATAAACAAAACAACTATACCTTTTTCTAGAGCTGCAACAACAACTATGAAACTTTATGCACACAGAACAGGAGTATGGCCCATTATCTTGTGCAGATggtttaaaaatacagttaatagagaaagagacacctaaaaaaaaaaacaaaaaaaaaaaaaaaaacttgcaggcATACTGATCTGCTTGCACTGCatgtaattataaaatgttagtAGTAAGATTTACCAACAGAACGATATCCCGTGAATGGCCCAATAACTGCAAAAATACTGGTATCAACTTAAAGTGAAGCACTGCAGAGCATATGATAGGatcttttgctgtaaaaaaaaaaaaaatacattttttgtatatttggaaTTTTAATGATCATTGCCACTTACTGGCAATGAATTTTTGAACAGGTAAGCAATGGAGTTAACAAATATAATGTACCGTACATCAGAAAGACATCCTAGGCAAATGACAgccaaacatttgccaaatgtaTCCCTATAATTTGCTTACATGGGTACTTCTAAAATATGGAGAGAGACAAGTCTTGAATGCGTTTATTGTTTCCTCAAACcagttacaaatgtattttaaataaagcagtaaacaaaagaaaagtattttaactgttgtggaaaaaaaaaaaaaaaaaaaacatttgaaattatgCAATTTGAAAATATTCCACTGCCATATTTTGATGCCACAACCAGCTGCTAAAGTCTGATTATTATCAGGAGTAACTTTACCCCTGAATTCAATAATCAT belongs to Pyxicephalus adspersus chromosome 2, UCB_Pads_2.0, whole genome shotgun sequence and includes:
- the NDUFA2 gene encoding NADH dehydrogenase [ubiquinone] 1 alpha subcomplex subunit 2 encodes the protein MAATIVRNIGSKLGRNLREVRIHLCQKSPESQGVRDFIEQNYVELKKANPEFPILIRECSGVQPKLWARYEYGKEVSFNLNNVKAEQVAKALESAANSKP